The following nucleotide sequence is from Acidimicrobiia bacterium.
GCAAACCACCGCGGCGCCGTATTCGCGCGCCAGAGACATGACCCGGTCGAATCGGGAACCAGGGCCGTCGCCGTCCTCCAGATTGGCGGAGTTGAGCACGGCCCGGCCACCGATCCATCGCAGGCCGGCCTCCATGACCTCCGGCTCGGTGGAATCCAGCACGAGCGGGACGCTGATCTGGGTCGAGAAACGGGAGGCCAGTTCGTCCATGTCGGCGACTCCATCCCGTGCGACGTAGTCGACGCAGAGGTCTACGAGATGTGCACCCTCTTTGACCTGGTCCTTGCCGGTCTGGACGCAGCCGTCCCAGTCCTCTGCCAGGAGGGTCTCGCGGAATCGCTTGGACCCGTTGGCATTGGTCCGTTCGCCGATGATGAGAAACGATGTGTCCTGCCGGAAGGGCGTGAACGAGTAGGTCGAGGCGGCGCCGGGTTCATGGCGGGCCGTACGGGCGACCGGCTGCAGGTCGGCTACCGCGTCAACGACTGCCCGGAGATGCTCCGGAGTAGTGCCACAGCATCCACCGACGACGGACACTCCAAACTCGGAGACGAACCTCGTGTGATACTCGGCGAGTTCGGCGGGCGAGAGGTTGTAGCACATCTCTCCGTCCCGGACTTCAGGGAGGCCGGCGTTGGGGATGACCGCAATCGGCATCCGCGCCCGCTCGGAGAGGTAGCGAATGTGCTCCGTCATTTCCGTAGGCCCGGTCGCGCAGTTGAGGCCGAAGACGTCGGGGCCCAGCGGGTCGATAGCTGCCAGGGCGGCCCCAATCTCGGTTCCGGGCAGCATGCGGCCGGTCGCCTCGATCGTGACCTGTGCCTGGATTGGAAGCTGAATCCCCGCGCTGTGCATCGCGAGGCGTACTCCGTTGATGGCTGCCTTCAGCCCGAGCAGGTCGAACTGAGTTTCGATGATGAAGAGGTCGGCCCCCCCTTCGAGCAAGCCGAGGGCTTGTTGTTCGTAGGCAGAGCGGAGATCGACGTAGCGGATCTGACCGAGGGTGGGGAACTTCGTGCCGGGGCCGATCGAGCCGGCAACCCAGCGGCGCCGGTGCCGGGTCGAGAAGTCGTCGGCCACTTGCCTGGCCAGGCGGGCAGCTACGACGTTGATCTCATGGACGCGATCCTCGATGCCGTATTCGGCCAACGGGACGGCAAAGGCGCCAAATGTGTTGGTCTCGATTACATCCACACCGACGTCGAGGTAGGAGGCGTGAATCTGTTGGACGAGATCGGGGCGAGTCAGGTTGAGGAGTTCGTTGCAGCCGTCGAGGTCGGGTCCACCGAAGTCGTCTTCAGTCAGCCCGGCCAGTTGGAGGGAGGTGCCCATCGCGCCGTCGTAGATGACGACTCTGGATCTCGTGGCTTCGACGTAGCTTCTCACGGCGTTCCTCGCCTCCGGTTGTTCCAACGAGGAGCGTCTCCGCAACCCCATCGTGCAGGCGTTGGCACCGTGTCCCCGTTGGGCCGGTTGCCGCGGTCTCACAGGGCCTGATCCCTCCACCGCTCTTGATGAGTTCGGTGAATCCTAACGCCATTCCGGCTCCACCCGTCCGTTGAGGTGGGCAGATCGAAGATACCCCGCCCCTCGGCGCCCTCTCCTTTTGTGATGCACCTTCAAAGCGATGGGTTGCGCCACTACGCTGTTGCGGAAGATAGGCGGGGAGACTGGCGATGGCGATCGAAACACACGATAAGAAGCGTCACGGTGAGGTCGATGAGAAGAGGTTTGGCCGTGCGATTGCCACGAGCATCGTGGTCGGAACACCCCTGTCGATCATCTTCATCGTGCTGTCCATGTGGATCTTCACGGATTCAGACCTGACGAGGGCGTTCTCCGTTGGAATCTGGCCGGGGATCCTGACCGGAGTGTTCGGCGGTGGATTCGTAGGCGTCATCATCGGTTCGGACTAACACCCACCGTATGGATGATGAGCGCGAGGTAGGTGTCGGACCGCATCCGCGGCCATGGCCCGATGATCCGCGACTCGATCCGGAGTTACTCGAGCACGGTGATCGCCGCAACGTCGTGGACGAGTACCGCTACTGGCGCCATGAAGCCATCGTTGAGGATCTCGACGGTCGCCGGCATCCGTTTCATGTTGCGGTCGAGAACTGGGAGCACGATTTCAACATCGGATCGGTGGTGCGAAACGCCAACGCATTCATGGCTTCCGCCGTGCACATCATCGGGAAGCGCAAGTGGAATCGGCGCGGTGCGATGGTCACCGATAGATACCAACACATACTCCATCATCCGACGATCGAAGGTTTCGTAGCCTGGGCGGGTGAAGCCGGGCTGACGGTGGTCGGCATCGACAACTTGCCCGGTTCTGTGCCAATCGAAACGACTGAACTCCCGGCCGGGTGCGTTCTCCTCTTCGGCCAGGAGGGCCCTGGGTTGTCGGAGGGTGCCCGGTCTGCCGCCGCCATGGTTTGTTCGATCACTCAGTACGGCTCTACGAGGTCGATCAACGCCGGCGTCGCCTCGGGGATCGCCATGCACCACTGGATACTCCAGCACCGTTTCGGCCGCTAGAAACCCCATCCCACTTTCTCCGCAATGCTGTGTACGAAAAACACACCATTGCATTGCGGAGAAAATGGTGTTGTAGGGTTTTGGGATGGCATCGGTGTATCAGATCAACATCAGCGGCGGAGGGGTCCCCAAGCTGCCGATCGACGAGGTAGACGTCGACATCAACGGCATCATCGGTGACGACCAGGCGAGCAAAGAGCACCACGGAGGACCCGACCGGGCACTGTGTATTTTCTCGCTCGAGGTGATCGAGGCACTGCAGGCCGAAGGTCATCCGATCGCGCCCGGCTCGACGGGTGAGAACGTGACGATCGCCGGCCTGGACTGGGATCGGGTGGGGCCGGACACCAGGCTACGGATCGGACAAACGGTCGCTCAGATCACCAGCTTCACGTCGCCGTGCTGGAAGATCGTCGGTTCGTTCTCAGACCGTGACTCTGCCCGGATTAGCCAGGCGGAGTACCCCGGTTGGAGCCGCGTCTACGCCAGGGTGATCATCAGCGGAGCCATCCGGACGGGTGACGACGTCGAAGTGATCGACTAGATACCGCCTCCTACCCGCTCTCAAAGGCTCCTGTTCAAAGCGATTCGCAGACGCCTATGGGCCGGCAGCTGAGCGGTTCCGAAGATTCGCCCACCCAACGAGCCGCTTTGCTGCTTCGGTGATATCGGCGGTCGATTCCGCATACGAGAAGCGGATGAAACGGTGACCCTGGGTTGGGTCGAAGTCGATTCCCGAGGTCGCCGCCACGCCGATCTCGTCGAGCCACTGCGCGCTGAGCGCCTGGGAATCGTCGGTCAGATGTGAAACGTCTGCGTACACGTAGAAGGCGCCGTCCGCCGGGGCGATCCGATCTATCCCGGCTCCGGCCAGGCCGCCAATGAGGATCCGGCGGTTCTCCGCGTAGCGGGCGACGTTGGCGTCGAGTTCCTCGGAGCAGTCGAAGGCGGCGATGCCGGCGAGTTGCGAAAGCGTCGGCGGCGAGATGAAGAGGTTCTGCGCAAGTCGCTCAACCGGCCGGATCATCTCCTCGGGTAACACGAGCCAGCCCAGCCGCCAGCCCGTCATCGAAAAGTATTTCGAGAAGCTCTGGACGACCACCGCGTGGTCGGCCACGGCGATGACGGTTGGAGCCGGCGTGTCGCCGTATGTGATGCCGTGGTAGATCTCGTCGGCGATCATGCGGATTTCGTGTGTCTCACAGAAACCGGCGAGATCGGTGAGCTCGACCCCGGTGAGGATCGTGCCGGTGGGGTTCGAAGGAGAGGCCGTCACCAGCCCGTCGAGTGGCAGCAGCGGTTCGAGCAAATCCGGCGTTGGATTGAACCTGGTGTCCGGCCCCACCGGAAGTTCGACGACTTCGATGCCGAGGGCGCGCAGGATGTTCCGGTAGGCCGAGTAGCCGGGCTCGGTCATGGCCACACGGTCGCCTTCGTCGAATGCGGCCAGAACTGCCAGTACGAATCCGCCCGATGCCCCGACGGTCACCGCGATCCGGTCTTCGGCCACGTCGACTCCGTATCGATCGAGGTAGTGCCGGGTGATCCGTGTCCGTAGCTCGGGGACGCCGTGGGCGTCCGTGTAGCCCAGTCGATGGGAACGCAGGGCTGCCTCGGCCGCGGCCAGCACTCCGCGCGGTGCGGGCGTCGACGGCTGACCCACCTCGAGGTGCAGCACTTCGCCGCCGGCAGCTTCCCGGCGCGCCGCCGCCTTCATGACCTCCATGACGTAGAACGGAGCAATGTCGGATCGGCGGGAGATCTTCATCAGGGCGAGCGTAGCGAGCGAGCGTGTGCGGGTTCCAGCCACCGGCGCCGGGTCATGTAATACCTGGCCACCATCAAGGAGGAAGCAGCGGAGGAGAGGATCCCGAACATAACGATGGCCCGGTCCGAATAAGCGGCGCCGTACACCAGCCAGAGGAGACCTTCCACGAGAGTGAGCTGCCACGTCCCTGGACTGATTCCTTTGGGCGCCCAGGTCCTGAAGGCCGTCCACAGAGAAGGCGTCGCCTGCACTCCGAAGGAGACACCGAGCAGAACGCCCAATCCGGCCCAGCCGCCGATCACGCCGACGAGCGTGAGGATCAGCGCCCAGGAGGACCCGAGCATGACTGCCCGGGCGATGGGTCGTCCCGTCCAGGCGATCAGGCCGATCGTGAGCGTGTAGAAGAGCACCATCGAGGTGGTGGACGGAAGTGCCAGCCAGAGGTCCTGCGAGTACAGATATGCCGTCCATGCGGCGTTCGATACCATCCCGAGGCTCGCCCATGTAGTTGAGACCCCGTCGGCATTGCGCGTATTCCACAGTTTCATCACCTGAGGGACCAGCGTGACGAAGGCCAGCAGCGTTGCGAGGACGGCGGCCGAGTCGGCGATGAGCATCGGTGCAGTGTAGGGAGGGCCGGCGGGGCCGCTTCCATCGAAACGGTCTCCGGATCGAGGGTGGCCTAGATCGATCAGGCCTTTGGTGATCGTTTGGCCTCAACCCCGACACTACCTGCGTGGGTCGACCAGGCCGGGTGACCGTCCGTTCCGTTTGGTGCGGGGAGGAACGACAAACCAGGAGGTGTTCTGTGAACCTAGCGAAGTCAAGCGAAGACCTCCATCGGCTTGTGGAGTCGGCGACCAGGTTCGGTATAGAAATGGACGAACAGGAGGCCCTGCGCTGGCTGATGGCGATGTCACTTGCCGAGGGTTCGACCGACATCGTCGTTGATGCCGG
It contains:
- a CDS encoding TrmH family RNA methyltransferase, which produces MDDEREVGVGPHPRPWPDDPRLDPELLEHGDRRNVVDEYRYWRHEAIVEDLDGRRHPFHVAVENWEHDFNIGSVVRNANAFMASAVHIIGKRKWNRRGAMVTDRYQHILHHPTIEGFVAWAGEAGLTVVGIDNLPGSVPIETTELPAGCVLLFGQEGPGLSEGARSAAAMVCSITQYGSTRSINAGVASGIAMHHWILQHRFGR
- a CDS encoding aminotransferase class I/II-fold pyridoxal phosphate-dependent enzyme; protein product: MKISRRSDIAPFYVMEVMKAAARREAAGGEVLHLEVGQPSTPAPRGVLAAAEAALRSHRLGYTDAHGVPELRTRITRHYLDRYGVDVAEDRIAVTVGASGGFVLAVLAAFDEGDRVAMTEPGYSAYRNILRALGIEVVELPVGPDTRFNPTPDLLEPLLPLDGLVTASPSNPTGTILTGVELTDLAGFCETHEIRMIADEIYHGITYGDTPAPTVIAVADHAVVVQSFSKYFSMTGWRLGWLVLPEEMIRPVERLAQNLFISPPTLSQLAGIAAFDCSEELDANVARYAENRRILIGGLAGAGIDRIAPADGAFYVYADVSHLTDDSQALSAQWLDEIGVAATSGIDFDPTQGHRFIRFSYAESTADITEAAKRLVGWANLRNRSAAGP
- a CDS encoding PQ-loop domain-containing transporter, whose translation is MLIADSAAVLATLLAFVTLVPQVMKLWNTRNADGVSTTWASLGMVSNAAWTAYLYSQDLWLALPSTTSMVLFYTLTIGLIAWTGRPIARAVMLGSSWALILTLVGVIGGWAGLGVLLGVSFGVQATPSLWTAFRTWAPKGISPGTWQLTLVEGLLWLVYGAAYSDRAIVMFGILSSAASSLMVARYYMTRRRWLEPAHARSLRSP
- a CDS encoding MOSC domain-containing protein, which codes for MASVYQINISGGGVPKLPIDEVDVDINGIIGDDQASKEHHGGPDRALCIFSLEVIEALQAEGHPIAPGSTGENVTIAGLDWDRVGPDTRLRIGQTVAQITSFTSPCWKIVGSFSDRDSARISQAEYPGWSRVYARVIISGAIRTGDDVEVID